In the genome of Montipora foliosa isolate CH-2021 chromosome 3, ASM3666993v2, whole genome shotgun sequence, one region contains:
- the LOC137996151 gene encoding uncharacterized protein, whose amino-acid sequence MASVSWQQSAQELGSNKVQVTLLASEWGSSKGGLSTINRELAIQLAKFPEVQITYFLLKCSYEDKSEAHRHGITILEATRLPGYDELEWLSFPPEHLQIDVVVGHGVKLGRQAQVIRKSHKCKWIQVIHTDPEELGMFKCYENPISRGEEKHNVEVELCKLANFVIGVGPKLAEAFRKYLRCCEKDQDVFDFAPGIFNEFVSVQQVPEERKQRSVLVFGRGDAEDFELKGFDIAATSVASLPDTHLVFVGAADGKHEEIANRLLECGVPKNRLRVRGYMKSRESLKELFSEVDLVLMPSRTEGFGLTGLEALSAGLPVIVSKNSGFGEALGNVPIGSPSVIDSEDPNVWTAAIEGMWNKHRQTRLDEAKALRDSYGKKYSWSEQCKDLLKKMIDLVNDASCELQMSSEAQGKLKRKSREDQKGHLTRKSTTGSSPQVGGSEVELIAFEEATRNGRIACESEDGVNEMNQKYEKLKALQVDLGDLMLRRWNITKLLVASNNSFVTKCNVEYQDNLTGLVASGLSLAGIITCYFTLGLGLFLTGAGAGAEWVKLLGKCSSKKREPELPQLANKLLQTDGQLKEVFHIEDEKRHSFNQCLDDIVEFCHEHPDKLVVLRECGHVSTQDILRDIDTFRSRLADFCSSIINSKEINKERNLGEEEEAIVANKEPGVIEDDSYAVIEEKMIMKLIRLNTAPVIVTTGKMKQ is encoded by the exons ATGGCGTCAGTCTCGTGGCAGCAATCCGCTCAAGAACTTGGCTCCAACAAAGTTCAAGTCACCCTTTTGGCTTCTGAGTGGGGATCCAGTAAAGGCGGACTTTCCACAATCAACAGAGAGTTGGCCATACAGCTGGCCAAATTCCCAGAAGTCCAAATCACATACTTTTTACTGAAGTGCTCTTATGAAGATAAGAGTGAAGCCCACCGCCATGGTATAACGATTCTCGAGGCAACACGACTACCTGGATATGATGAACTGGAATGGCTCAGCTTTCCACCAGAGCATTTGCAAATAGACGTCGTTGTTGGTCATGGAGTGAAACTTGGTCGCCAAGCACAAGTTATCCGCAAGTCTCACAAATGCAAGTGGATACAAGTGATACACACTGACCCCGAGGAACTAGGAATGTTCAAATGTTACGAGAATCCAATCTCAAGGGGCGAGGAAAAGCACAATGTTGAAGTAGAGCTCTGCAAGTTGGCTAATTTCGTTATAGGAGTCGGGCCCAAGCTGGCAGAGGCCTTTCGCAAATATCTCCGCTGTTGTGAAAAAGATCAAGATGTTTTTGACTTCGCTCCTGGTATTTTTAATGAATTTGTGAGTGTTCAACAAGTTCCTGAGGAAAGAAAACAACGCAGTGTCCTGGTGTTCGGTCGTGGAGATGCTGAAGATTTTGAGTTGAAAGGGTTTGACATTGCAGCAACATCTGTTGCGTCATTACCTGACACTCATCTTGTTTTTGTCGGAGCAGCCGATGGAAAACATGAGGAGATCGCAAATCGATTGCTCGAATGCGGTGTTCCTAAAAATCGCCTTAGGGTGAGAGGCTATATGAAAAGCCGAGAAAGCTTAAAGGAATTATTCTCTGAGGTGGATCTTGTACTCATGCCTTCTAGAACAGAAGGGTTTGGTTTGACAGGTCTGGAGGCTCTGTCAGCTGGGCTACCTGTGATCGTCAGCAAGAACTCTGGATTTGGAGAAGCTCTGGGAAATGTGCCAATTGGTTCTCCATCCGTCATTGACTCTGAGGATCCCAATGTGTGGACAGCAGCTATCGAGGGCATGTGGAACAAACACAGGCAGACAAGACTCGATGAGGCTAAGGCTTTGCGTGACTCCTATGGAAAGAAATATAGCTGGTCTGAGCAGTGCAAAGATCTTCTCAAAAAGATGATCGACTTAGTTAATG ATGCTTCCTGCGAGCTTCAGATGTCATCAGAAGCACAAGGCAAATTAAAGAGGAAATCCCGTGAGGACCAAAAAG GACATCTAACAAGAAAGAGCACAACCGGATCGAGTCCGCAAGTTGGAGGCTCAGAGGTG GAGCTAATCGCATTTGAAGAAGCTACTAGGAATGGCCGCATTGCTTGTGAGTCAGAAGATGGTGTGAATGAAATGAACCAGAAATATGAAAAACTTAAAGCATTGCAAGTTGATCTTGGAGACCTGATGCTCAGGAGGTGGAATATCACGAAACTCTTAGTAGCAAGCAACAACAGTTTTGTAACAAAGTGTAACGTCGAATACCAAGACAATCTCACAGGACTTGTTGCGAGTGGTTTGTCATTGGCGGGTATTATTACCTGCTATTTTACGCTTGGATTGGGGTTGTTCCTAACCGGTGCTGGAGCTGGAGCAGAATGGGTCAAACTCCTGGGTAAATGTTCATCAAAGAAAAGAGAACCCGAATTGCCACAATTAGCGAACAAGCTACTGCAGACAGATGGTCAGTTAAAAGAGGTGTTTCACATTGAAGACGAAAAGAGGCACTCTTTCAACCAGTGCCTAGATGACATTGTCGAGTTTTGTCACGAGCATCCAGATAAGTTGGTAGTGTTGAGAGAATGTGGACACGTCTCTACACAAGACATTTTGAGGGACATTGATACATTCAGGTCAAGATTAGCTGACTTTTGCAGCAGCATcattaattcaaaagaaattaaCAAGGAGCGGAATCTtggtgaagaagaagaagcaattGTTGCTAACAAAGAACCTGGTGTCATAGAAGATGACAGCTATGCTGtcattgaggagaaaatgataaTGAAGCTGATAAGATTGAACACAGCACCAGTTATTGTGACAACTGGGAAAATGAAACAGTGA